The following proteins are encoded in a genomic region of Iodidimonas sp. SYSU 1G8:
- the gatB gene encoding Asp-tRNA(Asn)/Glu-tRNA(Gln) amidotransferase subunit GatB, giving the protein MSKLISGATGDWEVVLGLEVHAQVTSNSKLFSGAATEFGAEPNTQVSLVDAAMPGMLPVINHYCVEQAVRTGLALNAQINHYSIFDRKNYFYADLPQGYQISQYKQPIVGEGIVTLDLKDGETKEVGIERLHLEQDAGKSMHDQHPTMTYVDLNRSGVALMEIVSKPDMRSSEEAGAYLKKLRTILRYIGTCDGNMEQGSMRADVNVSVRRPGGPLGTRCEIKNVNSVRFVQQAIEYEARRQIDILEDGGTIVQETRLYDVAQGVTRSMRSKEEAHDYRYFPDPDLLPLELDPAWVETIKAGLPELPDDKKNRLMRDFGLSVYDAGVMVSEPEIGVYFEEVAKGRDPKQASNWVTGSLFAALNAKGVSITESPVSAANLGKLIDLIADNTISGRIAKDVFEIMVETGGDPAVIVEEKGLKQITDTGFIEGIVDRIIAENPGQVAQYDGGANPKVIGWFVGQVMKQSQGKANPAQVNELLKKKLG; this is encoded by the coding sequence ATGTCCAAGCTCATTTCTGGCGCCACGGGTGATTGGGAAGTCGTTCTGGGTCTCGAGGTTCACGCCCAGGTTACCTCCAACTCGAAACTGTTCTCCGGCGCGGCCACCGAATTCGGCGCTGAACCGAACACCCAGGTCAGCCTGGTCGACGCGGCCATGCCCGGCATGCTGCCCGTCATCAACCACTATTGCGTCGAGCAGGCCGTGCGCACCGGCCTGGCGCTCAACGCCCAGATCAATCACTACTCCATCTTCGACCGGAAGAACTACTTCTACGCCGACCTGCCGCAGGGCTATCAGATTTCCCAGTACAAGCAGCCCATCGTGGGCGAGGGCATCGTCACCCTCGACCTGAAGGACGGCGAGACCAAGGAAGTCGGCATCGAACGCCTGCATCTGGAGCAGGACGCGGGCAAGTCCATGCACGACCAGCATCCGACCATGACCTATGTCGACCTGAACCGGTCGGGCGTGGCGCTGATGGAGATCGTGTCCAAGCCGGACATGCGTTCGTCGGAGGAAGCCGGCGCCTATCTGAAGAAGCTGCGCACCATCCTGCGCTATATCGGCACCTGCGACGGCAACATGGAGCAGGGCTCCATGCGCGCCGACGTCAACGTGTCCGTGCGCAGGCCCGGCGGCCCGCTGGGCACGCGCTGCGAGATCAAGAACGTCAACTCGGTGCGCTTCGTCCAGCAGGCCATCGAGTACGAGGCGCGCCGCCAGATCGACATCCTCGAGGATGGCGGCACCATCGTGCAGGAAACCCGCCTCTATGACGTGGCGCAGGGCGTGACCCGCTCCATGCGCTCGAAGGAAGAGGCCCACGACTACCGCTATTTCCCCGATCCGGACCTGCTGCCGCTGGAGCTCGATCCCGCCTGGGTCGAGACCATCAAGGCCGGCCTGCCCGAGCTGCCCGACGACAAGAAGAACCGGCTGATGCGCGATTTCGGCCTGTCCGTCTATGACGCCGGCGTCATGGTGTCCGAGCCCGAGATCGGCGTCTATTTCGAGGAAGTGGCCAAGGGCCGCGATCCCAAGCAGGCGTCCAACTGGGTGACCGGCAGCCTGTTCGCCGCGCTCAACGCCAAGGGTGTCTCCATCACCGAAAGCCCGGTCAGCGCCGCCAATCTGGGCAAGCTGATCGACCTGATCGCCGACAACACCATCTCGGGCCGCATCGCCAAGGACGTGTTCGAGATCATGGTCGAAACCGGCGGCGACCCGGCGGTCATCGTCGAGGAAAAAGGCCTGAAGCAGATCACCGACACCGGCTTCATCGAAGGCATCGTCGACCGGATCATCGCCGAGAACCCCGGCCAGGTCGCCCAGTACGACGGCGGCGCCAACCCAAAGGTCATCGGCTGGTTCGTGGGCCAGGTCATGAAGCAGAGCCAGGGCAAGGCAAACCCGGCCCAGGTGAACGAGCTGCTGAAGAAGAAGCTGGGGTGA
- a CDS encoding nuclear transport factor 2 family protein, translating to MTIEELLEIEAIKQMRHLYSHYYDGNKLDELVSLFTDDAICEFGPNFGGDWVGKDHIRARYHDFLYGSGRLEHSQMHAVTNPWIRLINEDTANGRWYQLNLNVSPGAPNPLTLFGVYDDVYKKVNGEWKIHRTRIDFLWPKREFYGIRDSFD from the coding sequence ATGACCATCGAGGAACTGCTGGAGATCGAGGCCATCAAGCAGATGCGCCATCTCTATTCCCACTATTACGACGGCAACAAGCTGGACGAGCTGGTCAGCCTGTTCACCGACGACGCCATCTGCGAGTTCGGCCCCAATTTCGGTGGCGACTGGGTCGGCAAGGATCACATCCGCGCCCGCTATCACGATTTCCTTTATGGCAGCGGCCGGCTGGAGCATTCCCAGATGCACGCCGTGACCAATCCGTGGATCAGGCTGATCAACGAGGACACCGCCAATGGCCGCTGGTACCAGCTCAACCTGAACGTGTCGCCCGGCGCGCCCAATCCACTCACGCTGTTCGGCGTCTATGACGACGTCTACAAGAAGGTGAACGGCGAGTGGAAGATCCACCGCACCCGCATCGACTTCCTGTGGCCCAAGCGAGAGTTCTACGGCATCCGCGACAGTTTCGACTGA
- a CDS encoding MBL fold metallo-hydrolase: protein MRITFLGAVGTVTGSKYLVRAGKARILVDCGLFQGFKNLRLRNWASLPLDPASLDAVVLTHAHLDHSGYLPLLVRNGFRGPVLATPGTIDLCHILLPDSAMLQEKDAEFANRHGTSRHKPAQPLYTRKDAERALTQLRVVDYGEETRIGGVTLRLDPAGHILGSSLARLSWKGTSIQFSGDLGRLESATMPPPATVEAADYLVVESTYGDRRHDTGDPEEELAAIINKTCGRGGTVVMPAFAVGRAQTLLYHIWRLKQSARIPDLPVFLDSPMAIDATELFARHMGDHKLSREECRHAFRGATYVHSPEDSQALDRSNMPMILVSASGMATGGRVLHHLIRFAPDPRNTIVFAGYQAGGTRGAAMVAGAEEVKIFGRYVPVKAEVRNMDMFSAHADADEIMGWLGQFRQPPKMTFVTHGEPAASDALRHRIEEQLGWTCMVPDYRDRYDLA, encoded by the coding sequence ATGCGGATCACCTTCCTGGGCGCCGTCGGCACCGTCACGGGATCGAAGTATCTGGTGCGGGCGGGCAAGGCGCGGATCCTGGTGGATTGCGGCCTGTTCCAGGGCTTCAAGAATCTGCGCCTGCGCAACTGGGCGTCCCTGCCGCTCGATCCGGCGTCGCTGGACGCGGTCGTGCTGACCCATGCGCATCTGGATCATTCCGGCTATCTGCCGCTGCTGGTGCGCAACGGCTTTCGCGGGCCGGTCCTCGCCACGCCCGGCACCATCGATCTTTGCCACATCCTGCTTCCCGACAGCGCCATGCTGCAGGAGAAGGATGCCGAGTTCGCCAACCGGCACGGCACCTCGCGGCACAAGCCGGCACAGCCGCTCTATACACGCAAGGACGCCGAGCGGGCGCTGACCCAGCTGCGGGTGGTGGACTATGGCGAGGAGACGCGGATCGGCGGGGTGACGCTACGGCTGGACCCGGCTGGTCACATCCTGGGCTCGTCCCTCGCCCGGTTGAGCTGGAAAGGCACCAGCATCCAGTTTTCCGGCGATCTGGGGCGACTGGAGTCGGCGACGATGCCGCCACCCGCGACGGTGGAGGCCGCCGACTATCTGGTGGTGGAATCCACCTATGGCGATCGGCGTCACGACACAGGCGACCCCGAGGAAGAGCTGGCCGCGATCATCAACAAGACATGCGGCCGGGGCGGCACGGTGGTGATGCCGGCCTTCGCCGTGGGCCGGGCGCAGACGCTGCTCTACCATATCTGGCGGCTGAAGCAGTCGGCACGCATTCCGGACCTGCCGGTGTTCCTAGACAGTCCGATGGCCATCGACGCCACGGAACTGTTCGCGCGTCACATGGGCGACCACAAGCTGAGCCGTGAGGAATGCCGCCATGCCTTTCGCGGCGCCACCTATGTGCATAGCCCGGAGGACTCGCAGGCGCTCGACCGGTCGAACATGCCGATGATCCTGGTATCGGCCAGCGGCATGGCGACGGGCGGTCGGGTGCTGCACCATCTGATCCGCTTCGCGCCCGACCCGCGCAACACCATCGTGTTCGCCGGCTATCAGGCCGGCGGCACGCGCGGCGCGGCGATGGTGGCCGGCGCCGAGGAGGTCAAGATCTTCGGCCGCTATGTGCCGGTGAAGGCCGAGGTGAGAAACATGGACATGTTCTCGGCCCATGCGGACGCGGACGAGATCATGGGCTGGCTGGGGCAGTTCCGCCAGCCGCCGAAGATGACCTTCGTCACCCATGGCGAACCGGCGGCGTCGGATGCCCTGCGCCACCGGATCGAGGAACAGCTCGGCTGGACGTGCATGGTCCCGGACTACCGGGACCGCTACGATTTGGCCTAA
- a CDS encoding glutathione binding-like protein: MIDVHYWPTPNGFKVTIMLEETGLDYRIVPVDIGAGDQFKAEFLRICPNNRMPAIIDHDPIGGGAPLSIFESGAILEYLADKTGQFLPKTGPERYKVLQWVHWQMANLGPMMGNANHFKNYAKNLIDDASQLEYGTKRFVGEVDRLSGVMDAQLSVNRYLAGADYSIADMIAWPWAMLLPRLIQEDVLKDFPHLKRWIDEVAERPAVQKGRKVGKELTERKLTEEEEAARRKLLFNQTNDKVRAAREAAAKAVA, translated from the coding sequence ATGATCGATGTACATTACTGGCCGACGCCGAATGGCTTCAAGGTCACCATCATGCTTGAGGAGACCGGACTGGACTATCGTATCGTCCCGGTCGACATCGGCGCCGGCGATCAGTTCAAGGCCGAATTCCTGCGCATCTGCCCCAACAACCGCATGCCCGCCATCATCGACCACGATCCCATCGGCGGCGGCGCGCCGCTGTCCATCTTCGAATCCGGGGCGATCCTGGAATATCTGGCGGACAAGACCGGCCAGTTCCTGCCCAAGACCGGGCCCGAGCGCTACAAGGTGCTGCAATGGGTGCACTGGCAGATGGCCAATCTCGGCCCGATGATGGGCAATGCCAACCACTTCAAGAACTACGCCAAGAACCTGATCGACGACGCCTCGCAGCTGGAATATGGCACGAAGCGTTTCGTGGGCGAGGTCGACCGGCTGTCGGGCGTCATGGATGCCCAGCTGTCGGTGAACAGATATCTCGCCGGCGCCGACTACAGCATCGCCGACATGATCGCCTGGCCCTGGGCCATGCTGCTGCCCCGTCTGATTCAGGAAGACGTGCTGAAGGATTTCCCCCATCTGAAACGCTGGATCGACGAAGTCGCCGAACGTCCCGCGGTGCAGAAGGGCCGTAAGGTCGGCAAGGAACTCACCGAGCGCAAGCTGACCGAGGAGGAAGAGGCCGCGCGCCGTAAGCTCCTGTTCAACCAGACCAATGACAAGGTTCGGGCGGCACGCGAGGCGGCGGCCAAGGCCGTAGCCTGA
- a CDS encoding SEL1-like repeat protein, with the protein MFDTTHSFSHSAPAAPAPSTLDGAEALFELGLAYATGHGEPVDYVRAHKWFNLAAMMGDERAREERADLAELMNPAEIAEAQRLAREWVLHH; encoded by the coding sequence ATGTTCGATACAACCCACAGCTTCTCGCACAGCGCCCCCGCGGCGCCGGCGCCCTCGACCCTGGACGGCGCCGAGGCGCTCTTCGAGCTGGGCCTGGCCTACGCCACGGGTCACGGCGAGCCGGTCGATTACGTGCGCGCCCACAAATGGTTCAACCTCGCCGCCATGATGGGCGACGAGCGGGCCCGTGAGGAACGCGCCGACCTCGCTGAACTGATGAACCCGGCCGAAATCGCCGAGGCACAGCGCCTGGCCCGGGAATGGGTCCTGCACCACTGA
- a CDS encoding methyltransferase codes for MHKSLSFAALLAASLLVACDNGADDAKPGDAPPAGPAATDTSGAVSGSSVTPAAPPAAGSLEAVIAGKHRLPEDTARDKYRHPEQTLAFFGLQPTMNVVEIWPGRGWYTDILAPYVAGKGKYTAAIFDEGDGTGYGPKLNKALKDRVAADPALYGTVTFTAFGPGKTDIAPEGSADMVLTFRNVHNWMASNFAAEAFAAMFKALKPGGVLGVVEHRGDPELPQDPVAANGYVTEETVIKLAESAGFQTAERSEINANPLDTKDHPKGVWTLPPSFRLGDQDRERYMAVGESDRMTLKFVKPTTTGMASADSQ; via the coding sequence ATGCATAAATCGCTTAGTTTCGCCGCCCTGCTCGCGGCCTCGCTCCTCGTAGCCTGCGACAATGGCGCGGACGACGCCAAGCCTGGCGATGCGCCTCCTGCCGGCCCGGCCGCCACGGACACCTCAGGCGCGGTCAGCGGCTCGAGCGTCACGCCCGCCGCGCCACCCGCTGCCGGGTCGCTTGAGGCCGTGATCGCCGGCAAGCACCGCCTCCCCGAGGACACGGCGCGCGACAAGTACCGGCACCCTGAACAGACCTTGGCCTTTTTCGGACTGCAGCCCACCATGAATGTCGTCGAGATCTGGCCGGGACGCGGCTGGTACACCGACATTCTCGCGCCTTACGTGGCGGGGAAGGGCAAGTACACCGCCGCCATCTTCGACGAGGGCGATGGCACCGGTTATGGCCCCAAGCTGAACAAGGCACTGAAGGACCGTGTCGCCGCCGATCCGGCGCTGTATGGCACTGTGACCTTCACCGCGTTCGGCCCGGGCAAGACCGATATCGCGCCCGAGGGCTCCGCCGACATGGTGCTCACCTTCCGCAACGTCCACAACTGGATGGCCAGCAATTTCGCGGCCGAGGCCTTCGCCGCCATGTTCAAGGCACTGAAGCCGGGCGGCGTGCTCGGTGTCGTCGAGCATCGGGGCGATCCCGAACTGCCGCAGGACCCGGTGGCCGCCAATGGCTACGTCACCGAAGAGACGGTGATCAAGCTGGCCGAGAGCGCCGGCTTCCAGACCGCCGAACGGTCCGAGATCAACGCCAATCCGCTGGACACCAAGGATCACCCCAAGGGTGTGTGGACCCTGCCGCCCAGCTTCCGGCTCGGCGATCAGGACCGCGAACGCTACATGGCCGTCGGCGAAAGCGACCGCATGACCCTGAAGTTCGTCAAGCCCACCACGACGGGAATGGCCTCCGCCGACTCGCAATAA
- a CDS encoding DUF6524 family protein, whose protein sequence is MAASGLSWKGFLIRWLAAAVLVFATFNPFGLSYFHWVSAFGEAEGSGDIPLKILIGLLLVAGFGIYFRATWLSLGPMGIALIVAVFAVFIWLLVDYRMLDVETPWVLAFLIQIVLSIVMAVGMSWSHVQRRLSGQVDVDDIEP, encoded by the coding sequence ATGGCCGCCAGCGGACTTTCCTGGAAAGGTTTCCTCATCCGCTGGCTGGCCGCCGCGGTGCTTGTCTTCGCCACGTTCAACCCCTTTGGCCTGTCCTATTTCCATTGGGTCAGCGCCTTCGGAGAGGCCGAGGGCAGTGGGGACATTCCGCTCAAGATACTGATCGGCCTGCTTTTGGTCGCCGGCTTTGGCATTTACTTCCGCGCCACCTGGCTGTCGCTCGGGCCGATGGGTATCGCCCTGATCGTGGCGGTGTTCGCCGTCTTCATCTGGCTCCTCGTCGATTATCGGATGTTGGACGTGGAGACGCCCTGGGTGCTCGCCTTCCTGATTCAGATCGTTCTCAGCATCGTCATGGCGGTCGGCATGTCCTGGTCCCACGTACAGCGCCGGCTCAGCGGACAGGTCGATGTGGACGATATCGAGCCCTGA
- a CDS encoding histidine phosphatase family protein: MSATRWIWFRHAATAPSAGFCGRLDVDVLPFQATLVGEWAVSRPDALLVSPLRRARSTAAVICQSLGLPQDLRDGLVEQSFGDWEGRDYTVSQGLMPDTLDGMAAFRPPAGESFDDVVARVRAAMREIEADHAGRTLWLIAHAGTIRAALAVALDMPAGRALGFAVDHLSATAMTSFGGAGWRVDYVNRPACA, from the coding sequence GTGTCAGCCACCAGATGGATATGGTTTCGCCATGCGGCGACGGCGCCCTCTGCCGGCTTCTGCGGCAGACTGGACGTGGATGTCCTTCCGTTTCAGGCCACCCTCGTCGGCGAATGGGCCGTATCCCGGCCTGATGCTCTGCTGGTCAGCCCGCTCCGGCGCGCCCGCTCCACGGCGGCGGTGATCTGCCAATCCCTCGGCTTGCCGCAGGACCTTCGCGACGGCTTGGTCGAGCAGTCGTTCGGTGACTGGGAGGGGAGGGACTACACGGTGTCGCAGGGGCTGATGCCGGATACTCTCGATGGCATGGCCGCGTTTCGGCCGCCAGCCGGAGAAAGCTTCGACGACGTGGTCGCGCGTGTCAGGGCCGCCATGCGGGAGATCGAGGCCGATCATGCGGGCAGGACGCTATGGCTGATCGCCCACGCCGGAACCATCCGCGCCGCGCTCGCCGTCGCCCTCGATATGCCCGCGGGCAGGGCGCTCGGCTTCGCCGTCGATCATTTGTCGGCTACCGCCATGACCTCGTTCGGCGGCGCGGGTTGGCGAGTCGACTACGTGAACCGGCCCGCTTGCGCATGA
- the bluB gene encoding 5,6-dimethylbenzimidazole synthase — MTAREPGPGQDALENLESLLAWRRDVRRFRTDPVPDMLVRHLLDLAALAPSVGNSQPWRFVRVTTPALREAVAENFRAANYAALAGYEGEKAALYQSLKLAGLDAPVHLAVFTDMEPRAGHGLGRRTMPETLVHSTVCAIHTLWLAARAAGLGIGWLSILDPERLARDLAMPAAWRFTGYLCVGYPEEEHLDPELERHGWQARNPAETFIFDA; from the coding sequence ATGACCGCCAGGGAACCCGGTCCCGGACAGGATGCTCTTGAGAACCTGGAATCGCTCCTTGCCTGGCGTCGTGACGTCAGGCGGTTCCGGACCGATCCGGTGCCGGATATGCTGGTGCGGCATCTGCTCGACTTGGCGGCGCTCGCTCCCAGCGTGGGCAACAGCCAGCCCTGGCGCTTCGTCCGCGTGACGACGCCTGCGCTCCGCGAGGCGGTAGCCGAGAATTTCCGCGCCGCCAACTATGCCGCGTTGGCCGGCTACGAGGGCGAGAAGGCGGCGCTCTACCAGTCCCTGAAGCTTGCTGGCCTCGATGCGCCTGTTCATCTGGCGGTGTTCACCGACATGGAGCCGCGGGCCGGGCACGGTCTCGGTCGCCGGACCATGCCGGAGACGCTGGTCCATTCGACCGTCTGCGCCATCCACACGCTATGGCTGGCGGCTCGGGCGGCGGGGTTGGGTATCGGCTGGCTGTCCATCCTCGATCCGGAGCGTCTGGCCCGGGACCTTGCCATGCCCGCCGCGTGGCGCTTCACCGGCTATCTTTGCGTGGGTTATCCGGAAGAGGAACATCTCGACCCGGAGCTGGAGCGCCACGGTTGGCAGGCGCGAAACCCTGCCGAGACCTTCATCTTCGACGCCTAG
- the cobW gene encoding cobalamin biosynthesis protein CobW → MTAKIPATVITGFLGAGKTTLIRNLLRNAGGRRLALIVNEFGDVGIDGDLLKGCGEETCRDEDIVELANGCICCTVADDFLPTIQMLLDRAAPPDHIIIETSGLALPKPLVRAFNWPEIRTRVTVDGVVTVVDAAAVSEGRFADDEDALAAQRAADGALDHDNPLEELFEDQLACADLVLLNKTDLLQHAPLEDTRALLRTMLPPSVKLLSVVQGKLDADVLLGLKAGAEDDLDSRPSHHDADGDHDHDDFDSFVLEGGTVADPARLIAAMQTVIETHDILRLKGFAAVAGRDMRMVIQAVGSRIQHHYDRSWDPREMRTTRLVVIGETGLERDVISAALLAAMT, encoded by the coding sequence ATGACCGCCAAGATCCCCGCCACCGTCATCACCGGCTTCCTCGGCGCCGGCAAGACAACGCTGATCCGGAACCTGCTGCGGAACGCGGGCGGTCGCCGCCTGGCACTGATCGTCAACGAATTCGGCGACGTGGGTATCGATGGCGATCTGCTCAAGGGCTGTGGCGAGGAGACCTGCCGCGACGAGGACATCGTCGAACTGGCCAACGGATGCATCTGCTGTACCGTCGCCGATGATTTCCTGCCCACGATCCAGATGTTGCTGGACCGCGCCGCGCCGCCCGATCACATCATCATCGAAACGTCGGGCCTCGCCCTGCCAAAGCCACTGGTGCGCGCTTTCAACTGGCCCGAAATCCGCACCCGGGTCACCGTGGACGGCGTGGTGACCGTGGTCGACGCGGCGGCTGTTTCCGAGGGCCGCTTCGCGGATGACGAGGACGCACTGGCGGCCCAGCGCGCGGCCGACGGCGCGCTGGATCACGACAATCCGCTGGAGGAACTGTTCGAGGACCAGTTGGCCTGCGCGGATCTGGTCCTGCTCAACAAGACGGATCTGCTGCAACACGCCCCGCTGGAGGACACGCGCGCCCTGTTGCGCACGATGCTGCCCCCCTCGGTCAAGCTGCTCTCCGTGGTCCAGGGCAAGCTCGACGCGGATGTACTGCTCGGGCTGAAGGCCGGGGCCGAGGACGATCTGGACTCTCGCCCCTCCCATCACGACGCCGACGGCGATCACGACCATGATGATTTCGACAGCTTCGTGCTGGAGGGCGGCACGGTCGCCGATCCGGCAAGGCTGATCGCGGCGATGCAAACGGTTATCGAGACCCATGACATCCTTCGCCTCAAAGGCTTCGCCGCCGTGGCGGGGCGGGACATGCGGATGGTGATCCAGGCTGTCGGCTCGCGTATCCAGCATCATTACGACCGGAGCTGGGACCCGAGAGAGATGCGCACGACCCGCCTGGTCGTGATCGGTGAAACCGGTCTCGAGCGCGATGTCATCAGCGCGGCGCTGTTGGCCGCGATGACCTGA